CTGAGGTCGGCTGAGCTCTGCCAgatccctctgctccagcaggatgtggtttgaaaatgaaaatatcagtgaGTGCAGCCCTTCCTTAATGGCAGCAGCACCATGCGCCCCGGCTGCCTGGGGAGCTGGTGACATCCAGCCCCGGACATTTTGCATGGGACGATCGCTGCTTGCAGCCCGGCTGGTGAATGCGTGGAGGGGGGGCAGACCCGAGAGGAACGCAGCGGCTGCGGACATCGCCTTGCTGGGTAGATATTTTGGGGCAGGGCATCATCCCCAGGCCAGCTTGCTAAGGGGAAGCATCACTTGTGGTGGCAAACAGGAATGTATGTGTCAGCAACGGAGGATGTCGAATGATTCATGTGCTGAACCAGAGTGAAGCCGGTGTCTCATGCCGGTGTTGCTCTTTTATTTCCCCAACGGTTTATATCGATACTAAAGCTGTTGGCCGGAGGTGGGGAGGAACAGTCAGGGTGCCCCGGGTTTGGGCTGGGTGGCTCCAGCTCCCTTTGCCCCCTTGGGACGGGCACAAGATTTTTCTACAATAAAAGTTGTTTCAGAAATTCTGTCCTGGCCTGGGTTCTCATTTGTGCCTTTAAGCCCCTGGGGAGGGGGCCCAGGTGGGAATTAATCCTCCATTTTAATCTTCCTCCTGTCCCCACCATGTCCATGAGACTGGGCAGAGACGGTATCGCCTGAATGGGACACAGCCAATGCCAGGGTCTTGCAGTGCCCTGGAGCCCCACATCTGCCCACAGGGATgggatgagatgagatgagatgatgAGATGAGATGATGAGATGAGATGGtgccaccctggggacaccaggaCACACAGCACTCGGGTGGTCCCACGGCAGGGTCAGCACGGTTCTGCCCTCTGACAGCTTGAACAGCCAGGCACAGGTGACCAACACAGGGATTTGGGCATTGGAAAAGAGCTGGGAGACTGACTGGGAGCACAAGTCTCCCACAGTTTCACTGGTGGAAATGGCACTGGGTGCCCCGGTGTGAGTTGCTGGTGTGTTATAGGCTTGATGGGGTGTTACAACCATCCCTCCAAACCTGGGGTTACAGGCAGCACTGCCTAATGCCACCCCGGTTTGCCCCTGGTCGGGTGGCCCTGTGCCCTTGGTGGGACATTCCCAGCCCTCTGCCAAGGGATCTTAGCCAGGGACAAAATATCTGTCCCCTTGCTGGGGCCGGTGTGGGTGCTACGCAGGGACTGGAAACCCTGCCCTTGTGGAAGTGGTCACCCTGACcccgtgtccctgcccacgATGTCCCACCTGCATGAACGTCTCCAGCTTCTTGCTAACGCTGGGTCTTGCAGCGGGTTGGGGGGGACGCCccttggggaaactgaggcacgaaGCCAGCCAGGGTCACTCGCTCGCCAAGAGTACTGCAGAGTGTGAAGACCTGCTCCTGGTCCGGCACAGCACCCTGCTACGTGTTCCAGCATTCGGAGCGGTGTCGCCAAGGGCAGCTGGGGTGCAGCTACACCCGCAGCATCCAGATGGTTAATGTGGACCCATCAGTCGGCTGCAGAGGAAGATTCAGGTTTCCATGGCAGCCGGCCCAGCTTCTCCAGACGTTCagatattcattaaaaataaatccttcccAACATGTTAGCCGACAAACAAGCTTAAACAGATACGCAACATATGGATTTATTAATTCATCAAACGCAAACACCCCTGCCTCATGTTGGAAGCTGCAAACTTGGCCGGTGATGGCCGGCTCTGAAGAAGAGCCGTGCCGGGGTGTGGCACCATTGGGCAATGACGAGCCGAACCTCACGCCAGAGGATGCTCAGTTATCCCGGGAGCAGGAGCAAACCTGTACCAGGGATGAGCACAGGACTTTCACAGGGCAGGATTGCACCCTGAGCTGGACTAACCCCATTTAACaccctcttttcttccccccagtCACTGGGAGATGTTTATGGCAGTGGGAGCTCTTGCCATAAACCCAAAGCAAGACTGTGACTTCGAAATGAGCCAAGATCAACCCAGGTGCCCGTCCCAACCGCCTCTGGACAAAACACACCCCAAGGCCAGAGTCGTATCCAACTTCTGTATTTAGTGGCTCTTTACAGAACTTGTTCCTTCCAAAATTGTTAAACAAAGTTCATCGATCTCATAGAAACTTTTGAAGTACAGTACATGAGCCTAACAAAAACGTGACAGGTATGTCCCGCTAGCTTTAATACAACAGGATTGCTGTGTTCAAGACTATCCTAAGTGCTTCCTCGAATCCCGTTCCACTAAAGCTCCCGCTAGCACATGATGGAGAAGAGCAGTCAATGGTCGTGCCTCGACTTTCTGCAGCATGGTGGCAGGGAAAAGAGCAGCTGTGGGCAAGCTGGGGCTCGCTGGGGCAGGGTAGGTGGGCAAGGAGAGCCGTGCCTTCGCAGAGCCGCTTTTAGCATCGCTCACTGACTACCAcccaaatataaaaataccttcTATTCTGATAAAAATGTATACAGTGGAAAATTAGTCAATGCATAGCCTCGGAGCCTGGCAGGGCAGCCCTCCTGACAGCGGTGGCCTTGGTGGGTGATGGCTGATGCCGTgtgggcaggggacagggcagagcagcccagCCAGTCCACCTTGTGTCatttaaaggtattttgttAGCAGAGGCTGGCTGGCAGCGGTGGAGTCAGGGAGGCGGCGGGGAGCACACTGGGATGGTGCCACTGCTGAGCTCCTGCGCGTTTGCACGGGGTCAGCCCTGGAAAGCCAAAGCTCGATAGTGTTTTGCCCAATTCAGGTCTGAGCTTGCCCAATTCAGGCAGGAGCTTGGCATGATAACCCAAGGCTTGTCCCGGCTTCACTGGCAGCCACTGCCTGGGGACATGGCCGTGGTGAGGGGATGCTCCTTCTGCCCAGGCGCTCCCCCTAAAAAAAGTGCTTCAGCCGCAAGAGTTGGCTGTGATGCTGggagcagccctgagcagggTTCAGCCCCCTGCGAGCCGGCAGGTCATGGTTTTTGGGTGCTCATCCCCAAGCACTGGTGCCCCAGGGGCAGAGCTTGGAGGCTccatctgttttgctttcccagatGGATGATGGCAGAGCGTGGGAAATCGGGATCCCATGGATGTCCATCCCCAGCGAGCTGGAGCCATCCCCGAGCATCACACCTGGGTACGTCTCTTCCCATCTTGCTCCCAAAATGGCAAGCACAGGttgctttatttgcttttgcattattttttctcttcctttgggagctggcaggagccGCACCGTGCTGCATCGGGGCTGCTACTGGTTGCCAGCTGGAGGAAGTGCAAGGGACGGCGTTCGGACCATGCTACATCTTGTTCCAGAAGGCTATTGCAGACATTTCTACAACATATACAACTGCACGGGACATTCTGTGTTACAAAGGTTTCAAAAAACATAAACCACCAGAACTAAATACATACTCGATGGCATCAAGGTTTTTCACTTTAGAGTCTTCAGGGACTATGATGCAGTCTCTGGCTGGGGCAGAAGCGATGCAGTGTCTTACAGACAGAGGTGGAAACCGCTCAGCAAAAGTTTATTAAATTTGGTCAGTCTTATAGTGCTTCTTGATGGCTTTGCTCAATAagtcttttctgtggttttttttttgtttgtttgtttttaatctcaTCCAGTGGCAAACTACAAGACTTCAGTGTACATTTAATGACACGACTGCTACATCATCTTGATTTTATAGCTATCTTTAATATCAAAGCAGCTTAAGCTGTTAATAAATTCCAAAGTatccttttattaaaatatctaaaagaggtctataaatattttttgttttttcttttcttttctaaaattgtTCCCagtttttcacatttaaaacaaagctggggggggcagcTTCGTAAGCGGGGGCCCCCCCTTTCCACGGGCGCTCCCCTCCGTGGCACTGGCTGCCTGCCGCCTCTCGGTGCGTGCTGCatttaacaaaatatatatatatatgtgggtgtgtatatatatatttagggcggcggggggggggggcgctcaGAACTCCCACTCGAGGGCTTCCTCGCGGTTGGCGGCCCGCTCCAGGCGGTGGATGATGTTGTTGAGGTTGGCCATCTTTTCGTGGCGCCGCTGGACGCTGGTGCTGAGCCGGGGGCCGGGAGCCGGCGGCAGCGCTGGTGAGACCGGCCCGGCAGAGGATGGCCCCGGTGAGGCTGAGCCGGCGAGGCCGGGTGAGGATGCCGCCGAGGGCGATGTTGGGGAGACCTCCAAGCTGCAACGGGATGAACCCGCGGAGGACTGGGAGCTGTCAGGGTgcggtggtggtggcggtggcggTCCCCCGGCGGTGGCACCGGCAcggcccccccgccgcgggAGGCTGCCGGTGCTGGGGGCGGCAGCgtggggggctgccccccgcTCCTCCTGGGGAGGTCCGGTCCCCTCGGCCGCCCCGGCCGGGCTGCGTGAGTCCCGCCGGCGGCTCCAGCCGcctgcctccccctgctcctccttcaCCTTCACGGGTGCAGCGGCGCAGGGGTGCTCGCCCCCCCTGAACACAGGTTTACGGTCCTCTGCGTCCGAATCGGGGCTGTGGGGGGCCCGGCGTCCGGGGACGGTCGCTCCGCCGCTCTGCTCTGGGTCCGTGTCATTGTCCTGCGCGCCCTCCACCAGCATCTCCCGGCGCATCCGTGACCTGCCGGGACACAACCGCAGAGGGTCGGTGACCACCGATCATCACATCTTGAAAAAGCACGTCCAGCCAGAAAAATGCGACCACGTCACTTGAGAGGTAACACCCGACCTTGCTGgcctttaaaacattttgaggGGGGGAAATCACTGCCACTTTAACATGGGGAACGGATTTGGCAACACTTTGGGCTGTTTGCAGCCAAACCAACCCAATTATGCAAGTGTTTTCCACTAccttttcttgttgttgtttaaaatgtaacatttttcaaaggtttATTTTAGGGCAGTTGTGTTTACCGAGATCAGGAGGGGCTTTCCTGGAACCACACAAGGGGACAGGTCACAGGTTTAAAAACCCCATTAGTCAGTGTTCCACTAAAAAGCCTGATTTTTCAAGCTCTGCCCCGCACTCCCCACACAATGCCTTTGTGCAAGAAACCTCAGCCAGCTCCCATAAATATTGACCATCTACTTTATGCTGCCCGGGAGGAGTTGGAGGCAGCCGGAGGCTCTGCGGACTCCACACAAGCACTTACATGTCTTTTTATACTGGTTTATATAGCGGGAAGGGCACAACCCATCACCTGGGCTGTTGACTCTTGAGAGCAGGCAGCTCTTGGTGCGGGTCTGGGGAGTATTCAGGAGCCATGTGTCCACCTGCAATAATGCCTGAGGATGAAGCCCGTGCTGCTCCCCGGGGCTGGGCTGCTATGGGGATGGATCCTGTGCTCCAGGAGCCTCCGCAAGGCTTTCCTCCACCCGACAGAGAGCTCCTGCTCAGTGGTGAGCGGTGTCCCACACCGGTGAGCAGGTGAACATGAGCACGGTAACCTCTTTAGATGCTCAACATGACTTGGTCAAGCTGGTCAACAGCTCTTGATCACCTGCCAGCCAGGGCACACGCAGCGTTTCGGCTgcagtcctgcacctggggaccTCCAGTGACCACGAGTGGGTCTGCACCTCCCCATCTAGGCAAGAGGGACTGGGAGGGCTGGAAGAACAGTGACACCACCTTGGTGGCACAGCACAATCAGACGTCCGAAGCCCTGGAGCGCCCTTACCTGTAGTTGTGGAACCAGTTGATGACGGTGTTGGTCTTGAGGTTGAGCTGGAAGGAGAGCAGCTCGATGGTCTGCTGGGAGGGGTAGGGCTCCAGCTGATAGGCTTTCTTCAGGGCTTCCTTCTCCTCCGGGGCCAGCACCACTCGCGGCTTCTTGATCTGGAGGAGGCTGAGGTCCTGtggctgcaggctggggctggcacaCTCGGAGCGGGTGCTGGGGGACTCGCTGTCCGAGCCAGCGCTCATCAGCCCATACCGACGTTTCAGGTaggctgcaggagaggagaCCCAGCTGCGCGCTGCTCgctccccagccccggggagcCCCCCACTCGGCCAGCACCCCAGACCCGGCGAGGCTGCATCGCCCTGACCCTCACctttcttctccagcttcttCATGTCACGCAGCTTCTCCACGTTGTGGGGGTCATTGAGCCAGAGCTGCATGCGGACGAAGGGCTCCCTCCCCTTCAGGCTCAGCTTGTGCCACGGCTTGGGCCTGGAGAGGAGATCGGACACCGAGCCCTGCGTCAGGCCCAGGATGCTCTCCCCGAACAGCCGCTGGCCTGGCGGAGGAGAAGCAGAGGTGGTtagagcagggcagagcagcagggtgggTTCTACAGTCCCCCCGCAGAGCGGGTGCACCCCATTTCCCGGCCAGCATCCTCCCCAGCGTGCTGGGATCCCCCCGAGCACCTGCAGCGAACCGGCGGAGGGGGGGCTGTGGCTACGGGAATTGGGGTGATGCATCCATGCAGCCTCACCAGCAGCTCCCGAAAACCCAGGCGGAGAGAGGGTCCGCACCTAAATTGTTGTCCGTCAAGACCTCCTTGACCTTCTTGGTGATGGAGTAGGTGTCCAGCTCAGGGGACATGGCAACAATCTCCTGGATGCCCACGGGTCCCTGGCTGTTGGGGTACGTCTTCCCACCCAGCGCAGGTGTCGACCGGCTCTCGGGCTGCTGGTTTTCCTTGCTGCTCTCCAAGGCCAGGGTGAGGGGCTCCTGGCAGCCCTTCTCGTGctcggcggggctggggggcggcGAGGGGGATGGCTGGGGCTCCACCGGGCTGGCTGCACAACACCGGGGCAGAGGGGTCAGTGGGGATCGGCGGAAGGGGAGAGTGGCAGGGACCCGGTGAGAGAGGGAAGGTTATTTTGGGGATGCCTGTGGCTCTGCCCTCTGGAGAGGGGGGATGCCGGCCGAGTCCCTCCGGCAGCTACGGCAAAGCAGGAGTTGCCGGTGGAATaattaaagagagaaaacaccACTAATATAAAGACAAAAACAGTTACTACTTTATGCCAGGCACAAAGccacagatttttcttgtggttttccttttttttttttaaagtagatgaCTTTCAAAGCTCATTTATGACAAAGTAACATTTGAGGATCTCTATAACAGCCCTAAATTGTCTAAGTGACTAATTAAGGGGGTTCAAAATGGGTTGGATGCATCAGAGGTGAGAGGGATGAAAGGGGCTTCCCAGGATTGGGGTGCAGGTAggggtgctggggtggtgggggcaCCTCTCCCTGGTGCTGGAGTGGGAGCAGGACAAACTTTCCCTGTGCCGGCATGCGGGGATGGATGTAGAATTGCTGGAGGCACTGATGGCACATGGGGACCGCGGGGACGGTGACGGCACTTACCCTGGGAGGGTGTCGGCTGCTGGCTGATGCCTTGGCCCAGCTGGTCGGTCAGCCAGAGCTGCATGCGGATGAAGGGCTCCCGACCCTTCTGCGTCAGCTTGCTCCACGGCTTGGGCCGCGACAGCATGTCGCTCACACTGCCCTGGGACAGTCCCAGCACCTAGGCACCACGCAGGTGTCACCCACCGGGGCTGGAGCGTGCTCCCCACGGCATcgggctgctgcctgccctccaTCCCCACGTCGAAGGAGGGGAAGCAAGCTGCCACCCGCTGCAGCGTTCACGGCCCCACAGCATGTCCGGACCCCTTGGCCCCAGCCATGAGTGCTGGGACCTTGGTGGGTCCCTCTGGGGGCTGGGAGGATGGTCCCTACAGGGCTCTGCACAGGGGACAGGGCGTTTCTGGTGGGAAGTGCCACGAACCAGTTGGTGGTGGCCACTGGGAGACTGCTTGGGGTTGGGTCAGACCCTGAGGACTCAGCATCCTCCAAGGGGAAACCCACTGGGGAGTGCGGGGACCCTGGAAGGAGCTGGTGGAGGCCACCAATGAGCCCCGGGCTCTGGGTCGCGGAGCAGAGGGGACACCAGACCCCcccccttctccaggctgctaCCTTCTCTCCAAAGATCCTCTGGCAGATGCCATTCTTGGCCAACTTCTCCTTGACCTGCCGGGTCAGCTCCAGTGTGTCCACCTCCCTGTACATGTACATCTCGTACTGCTCCGGTGTCAGCGGCGGCACAGTGGGCTTCAGGGTCCGTGGCACGTAGGCGGGATAGTAGGAGAGACGACCGCCAGCTGCCGGCTCTGTGCCGGCTCCCTCCGCCTTCATCTCCGTCAGCCGGTGGGGCTCATCGTCTGCCGGCGGCAGTTCGTCCTCATTAGCACCACCCTCGCCGGGCTCGCCCCGCGGCCAGCCCCGGCCGTTGGCCATGCTGGAGTAGctcgaggaggaggaggaaagcgAAGGCGAAACCGAAGTGTAGGGTCGGCTGAGCAGGCTCCGCTCCGATGCCCAGTGCTGGTCAAAGTAGGAGCCAGCGTCGCCGATCTCCGACTTCACTTTCCGGATGATGCTCTGGACGAAGGCGGCGGGCGAGAGGACAGCCAGAGGCGTCTGGGGAGGGCCGGGGctggccccgctcccctcctcctgcttgACATAGGTCGGGACAATGTTCTGGTTGACGGCGGCCAGCGTGGAGCGCTCGGCAGGCGGCGTGTCCCCGGGGCGCCCGCTGCCCCCCGACTCCATCTCCAGCAATGCCTGCTGCTGCGCCTGCATCTCCCGCCGCGCCTGCTCCAGGATGCTTTTGATGGCGTCCTCCGAGCTGCTGCCGCCCGCCCCGTTGGCCACCGCCTGCGACGCCGACGGCGTTTTGGGTTCCCCTGCAAGGAAAAGGGCTGAGGGGAGCCCCAAGGCGCAGCATGCATCATTTTACCATGTGGCCATAAttgaaaatgcaggaaaaaagggattttaTCCCAGTTTGGTTCAGAGCACTCTCCATCAGGCAGATGCCCCACATGGCTGCAGTTCAGAAGAAGGACCAGCAGCACccacaaagcaaaagctgcgaCACCCCCAGCTCAAAGTGAGCTTCTTTTTTGACGATTGCAAAATAAATCCCATTACCAACGATGGCAATAGACAAACATGTTTGTTTGCCCTGTCTGTTTTTCCACCGTTCCTGTCTAATTTAATTCTCTGGGATTCTGCTTTCTCAGCAGACTACctgttttaatgtatttcatttcttGTAATTGACTGCGAGCGCAGCTGCTTTAATGATTCCTCGTGCCAGATGGATCGCGCATCCTCATTTAATCATCTGTTTTGGAGCAGAGGGGGATGAAAGAGGAGGTCCAAAGTTTCTGAAAGCCCAGGTACAAACACCGCTGCATGGAGAGTCTTCCGTTCCTAACAATATTTACCAGCATTTCTTCCCACCATGCCCCAAATCTCTATGGATGTCAGTGGGAGAAATGCCAAATAAAGCCCATTTTGCCCCAGCCATGGGGTTAGCCTGGTGCCAGGCACCCAGTGCCACCCCACCCAGGACATGTG
This genomic interval from Buteo buteo chromosome 11, bButBut1.hap1.1, whole genome shotgun sequence contains the following:
- the CUX2 gene encoding homeobox protein cut-like 2 isoform X1, whose product is MIMTNLEKANQRAEAAQREVESLREQLAAVNSSLRLACCSPPGTAGDKVNYSMCSGSRLEAALAAKDREILRLLKDVQHLQSSLQELEESSANQIAELEGQLAAKNEAIEKLEEKLQAQADYEEIKTELSILKAMKVASASCSLPQSISKAEEALLLGKEAFYPSQKYLLEKPSLLASTEEDHSEDESGKDSLGMEQPYPSPQHAPVDEPASPTPLPPLPGPGLAPDGPRTFSLSPFPGGERLSGDPKAPHLPPPAYKSESAGGGPPFPSTFFGAKSTTVPPGTVPAASAASPPGEPTEGNAGSSADEEQLDTAEIAFQVKEQLLKHNIGQRVFGHYVLGLSQGSVSEILARPKPWRKLTVKGKEPFIKMKQFLSDEQNVLALRTIQVRQRGSITPRIRTPETGSDDAIKSILEQAKKEIESQKGGEPKTPSASQAVANGAGGSSSEDAIKSILEQARREMQAQQQALLEMESGGSGRPGDTPPAERSTLAAVNQNIVPTYVKQEEGSGASPGPPQTPLAVLSPAAFVQSIIRKVKSEIGDAGSYFDQHWASERSLLSRPYTSVSPSLSSSSSSYSSMANGRGWPRGEPGEGGANEDELPPADDEPHRLTEMKAEGAGTEPAAGGRLSYYPAYVPRTLKPTVPPLTPEQYEMYMYREVDTLELTRQVKEKLAKNGICQRIFGEKVLGLSQGSVSDMLSRPKPWSKLTQKGREPFIRMQLWLTDQLGQGISQQPTPSQASPVEPQPSPSPPPSPAEHEKGCQEPLTLALESSKENQQPESRSTPALGGKTYPNSQGPVGIQEIVAMSPELDTYSITKKVKEVLTDNNLGQRLFGESILGLTQGSVSDLLSRPKPWHKLSLKGREPFVRMQLWLNDPHNVEKLRDMKKLEKKAYLKRRYGLMSAGSDSESPSTRSECASPSLQPQDLSLLQIKKPRVVLAPEEKEALKKAYQLEPYPSQQTIELLSFQLNLKTNTVINWFHNYRSRMRREMLVEGAQDNDTDPEQSGGATVPGRRAPHSPDSDAEDRKPVFRGGEHPCAAAPVKVKEEQGEAGGWSRRRDSRSPAGAAEGTGPPQEERGAAPHAAAPSTGSLPRRGGRAGATAGGPPPPPPPHPDSSQSSAGSSRCSLEVSPTSPSAASSPGLAGSASPGPSSAGPVSPALPPAPGPRLSTSVQRRHEKMANLNNIIHRLERAANREEALEWEF
- the CUX2 gene encoding homeobox protein cut-like 2 isoform X2, coding for MAADVGSMFRYRTRFDVRRLQVIALSKRSKEAETAFLSVYKQLIEAPDPAPVLEAARSLEDRLQQLQRLEPEPAPLKDISRPWKKHLELVGTKERREGTSPAAGLAAAAEPPLSSVDGKGLCAETLLQRNEAEKQKGLQEAQVTLAARLGEAEEKIKVLHAALKATQTELLELRCKYDEEAASKADEVAMIMTNLEKANQRAEAAQREVESLREQLAAVNSSLRLACCSPPGTAGDKVNYSMCSGSRLEAALAAKDREILRLLKDVQHLQSSLQELEESSANQIAELEGQLAAKNEAIEKLEEKLQAQADYEEIKTELSILKAMKVASASCSLPQSISKAEEALLLGKEAFYPSQKYLLEKPSLLASTEEDHSEDESGKDSLGMEQPYPSPQHAPVDEPASPTPLPPLPGPGLAPDGPRTFSLSPFPGGERLSGDPKAPHLPPPAYKSESAGGGPPFPSTFFGAKSTTVPPGTVPAASAASPPGEPTEGNAGSSADEEQLDTAEIAFQVKEQLLKHNIGQRVFGHYVLGLSQGSVSEILARPKPWRKLTVKGKEPFIKMKQFLSDEQNVLALRTIQVRQRGSITPRIRTPETGSDDAIKSILEQAKKEIESQKGGEPKTPSASQAVANGAGGSSSEDAIKSILEQARREMQAQQQALLEMESGGSGRPGDTPPAERSTLAAVNQNIVPTYVKQEEGSGASPGPPQTPLAVLSPAAFVQSIIRKVKSEIGDAGSYFDQHWASERSLLSRPYTSVSPSLSSSSSSYSSMANGRGWPRGEPGEGGANEDELPPADDEPHRLTEMKAEGAGTEPAAGGRLSYYPAYVPRTLKPTVPPLTPEQYEMYMYREVDTLELTRQVKEKLAKNGICQRIFGEKVLGLSQGSVSDMLSRPKPWSKLTQKGREPFIRMQLWLTDQLGQGISQQPTPSQASPVEPQPSPSPPPSPAEHEKGCQEPLTLALESSKENQQPESRSTPALGGKTYPNSQGPVGIQEIVAMSPELDTYSITKKVKEVLTDNNLGQRLFGESILGLTQGSVSDLLSRPKPWHKLSLKGREPFVRMQLWLNDPHNVEKLRDMKKLEKKAYLKRRYGLMSAGSDSESPSTRSECASPSLQPQDLSLLQIKKPRVVLAPEEKEALKKAYQLEPYPSQQTIELLSFQLNLKTNTVINWFHNYRSRMRREMLVEGAQDNDTDPEQSGGATVPGRRAPHSPDSDAEDRKPVFRGGEHPCAAAPVKVKEEQGEAGGWSRRRDSRSPAGAAEGTGPPQEERGAAPHAAAPSTGSLPRRGGRAGATAGGPPPPPPPHPDSSQSSAGSSRCSLEVSPTSPSAASSPGLAGSASPGPSSAGPVSPALPPAPGPRLSTSVQRRHEKMANLNNIIHRLERAANREEALEWEF